From the Stigmatella erecta genome, one window contains:
- a CDS encoding DUF58 domain-containing protein yields the protein MSPGRPVPTGLAVALLAVALVPAALAVASPVFAWLALALDVAVLALCAVDFFLAPRASEVDARRVLEPILRSGVDNPVHLELTGHRAGPLQGEVRDEAPADVEVRGHRLPFALSPEAGALRLTYAVHPLTRGDLRFGDLHLRLTGPLGLCARQVRVPAAQTVKVYPDLTALTQEALALALASEASSERSQRRPGEGREFESLREYHLGDDYRTIDWKASARRSRTMVRVYQPERNQPVLLLLDCGRHMAGQVDGRRKLDHAVDAALRVAKVGLDAGDLVGVLAFASEVRTYLPPRKGHEHLRLLTEALYRAEASFEESDYGRAYDFAFARTSRRTLVVLFTDLLDPSASGPLVTRTLMLRPHHLPVVASLRDEDLRAAATQVPRSPQEAYTRQAAARLEEDSRRTTLTLRDAGVLVVRAPAQGFGAAAINTYLHVKARGLL from the coding sequence GTGAGCCCCGGCCGCCCCGTTCCCACCGGGCTGGCCGTGGCGCTGCTGGCCGTGGCCCTCGTGCCCGCGGCCTTGGCGGTCGCCAGCCCCGTGTTCGCCTGGCTGGCGCTCGCGCTCGATGTGGCGGTCCTGGCGCTGTGCGCGGTGGACTTCTTCCTCGCCCCCCGGGCCTCCGAGGTGGACGCCCGGCGCGTGCTGGAGCCCATCCTCCGCTCGGGCGTGGACAACCCCGTCCACCTGGAGCTCACGGGCCACCGCGCGGGCCCCCTCCAGGGCGAGGTGCGGGACGAGGCTCCGGCGGACGTGGAGGTGCGGGGACACCGGCTCCCCTTCGCCCTCTCCCCGGAGGCGGGCGCCCTGCGGCTCACCTATGCCGTGCACCCGCTCACCCGGGGGGACCTCCGCTTCGGAGACCTGCACCTGCGGCTCACCGGACCCCTGGGGCTGTGCGCCCGCCAGGTGCGCGTGCCCGCGGCCCAGACGGTGAAGGTGTACCCGGACCTCACCGCGCTCACCCAGGAGGCGCTGGCGCTGGCGCTCGCCTCGGAGGCCTCCTCCGAGCGCTCCCAGCGCCGGCCCGGCGAGGGCCGCGAGTTCGAGAGCCTGCGCGAGTACCACCTGGGAGACGACTACCGCACCATCGACTGGAAGGCCTCCGCGCGGCGCTCCCGCACCATGGTGCGCGTGTACCAGCCCGAGCGGAACCAGCCCGTGCTGCTGCTGCTCGACTGCGGGCGACACATGGCGGGCCAGGTGGACGGCCGCCGCAAGCTGGACCACGCGGTGGACGCGGCGCTGCGCGTGGCCAAGGTGGGGCTGGACGCGGGCGACCTGGTGGGCGTGCTGGCCTTCGCCAGCGAGGTGCGCACCTACCTGCCCCCGCGCAAGGGCCACGAACACCTGCGCCTGCTCACCGAGGCGCTCTACCGCGCCGAGGCCTCCTTCGAGGAGAGCGACTACGGCCGGGCCTATGACTTCGCCTTCGCGCGCACCTCGCGCCGCACCCTGGTGGTGCTCTTCACGGACCTGTTGGACCCCAGCGCCTCGGGCCCGCTGGTGACCCGCACCCTCATGCTGCGCCCGCACCACCTGCCCGTGGTGGCCTCGCTGCGGGACGAGGACCTGCGGGCCGCCGCCACCCAGGTGCCCCGCTCTCCCCAGGAGGCCTACACCCGGCAAGCCGCCGCGCGCCTGGAGGAAGACTCCCGGCGCACCACGCTCACACTGCGGGACGCAGGCGTGCTCGTGGTGCGGGCGCCCGCCCAGGGCTTCGGCGCCGCGGCCATCAACACCTACCTGCACGTCAAGGCGCGCGGGCTGCTCTGA
- a CDS encoding AAA family ATPase, whose translation MSSNTPLSRLTAALEATVLGQPHVIADLVTAFLARGHVLLEGVPGVAKTLTARSMASALGLAFTRVQFTPDLMPSDILGTNVFHPADNAFRLMRGPVFTEVLVADEINRTPPKTQAALLEAMEERQVTIDGVTHPLPPPFFVVATQNPLELEGTYPLPEAQLDRFLMRVRVGYPEAASEMAMLRGFHQREGKPATVDRVLEAPTLAELQLRAARVTCDESILSYVVTLIRQTRAHPRIRLGASPRSAQAVLAAAKARAALRGTDFVTPDDVKDVVPSVLNHRLLLKAEAEVEGVTADEVLKQTLEQVQVPR comes from the coding sequence ATGTCCAGCAACACGCCCCTGTCCCGCCTCACCGCGGCGCTCGAAGCCACGGTGCTCGGCCAGCCCCACGTCATCGCGGACCTGGTGACCGCCTTCCTCGCGCGGGGCCACGTGCTGCTGGAGGGCGTGCCCGGCGTGGCCAAGACGCTCACCGCGCGCAGCATGGCCTCCGCGCTGGGCCTGGCCTTCACCCGCGTCCAGTTCACCCCGGACCTGATGCCGAGCGACATCCTCGGCACGAACGTCTTCCACCCCGCCGACAACGCCTTCCGGCTGATGCGCGGGCCCGTCTTCACCGAGGTGCTGGTCGCGGATGAAATCAACCGCACCCCGCCGAAGACCCAGGCCGCGCTCCTGGAGGCCATGGAGGAGCGCCAGGTCACCATCGACGGCGTCACCCACCCCCTGCCGCCGCCCTTCTTCGTGGTGGCCACCCAGAACCCGCTGGAGCTGGAGGGCACCTACCCGCTGCCGGAGGCACAGCTCGACCGGTTCCTCATGCGCGTGCGCGTGGGCTACCCGGAGGCGGCCTCCGAGATGGCCATGCTGCGGGGCTTTCACCAGCGCGAGGGAAAGCCCGCCACGGTGGACCGCGTGCTGGAGGCCCCCACCCTCGCGGAGCTGCAGCTCCGGGCCGCCCGCGTCACCTGCGACGAGTCCATCCTCTCCTATGTGGTGACGCTCATCCGCCAGACGCGCGCCCACCCCCGCATCCGCCTGGGGGCCTCGCCCCGCTCGGCGCAGGCGGTGCTGGCGGCGGCCAAGGCCCGCGCGGCCTTGAGGGGCACGGACTTCGTCACCCCGGATGACGTGAAGGACGTGGTGCCCAGCGTCCTCAACCACCGCCTCCTGCTCAAGGCCGAGGCCGAAGTCGAGGGCGTCACCGCGGACGAGGTGCTGAAGCAGACGCTGGAGCAGGTCCAGGTCCCCCGGTGA